A genome region from Cervus canadensis isolate Bull #8, Minnesota chromosome 10, ASM1932006v1, whole genome shotgun sequence includes the following:
- the CSE1L gene encoding exportin-2, with amino-acid sequence MAMELSDANLQTLTEYLKKTLDPDPAIRRPAEKFLESVEGNQNYPLLLLTLLEKSQDNVIKVCASVTFKNYIKRNWRIVEDEPNKICEADRVAIKANIVHLMLSSPEQIQKQLSDAISIIGREDFPQKWPDLLTEMVNRFQSGDFHVINGVLRTAHSLFKRYRHEFKSNELWTEIKLVLDAFALPLTNLFKATIELCSTHANDASALRILFSSLILISKLFYSLNFQDLPEFFEDNMETWMNNFHTLLTLDNKLLQTDDEEEAGLLELLKSQICDNAALYAQKYDEEFQRYLPRFVTAIWNLLVTTGQEVKYDLLVSNAIQFLASVCERPHYKNLFEDQNTLTSICEKVIVPNMEFRAADEEAFEDNSEEYIRRDLEGSDIDTRRRAACDLVRGLCKFFEGPVTGIFSGYVNSMLQEYAKNPSVNWKHKDAAIYLVTSLASKAQTQKHGITQANELVNLTEFFVNHILPDLKSANVNEFPVLKADGIKYIMIFRNQVPKEHLLVSIPLLINHLQAESIVVHTYAAHALERLFTMRGPNSATLFTAAEIAPFVEILLTNLFKALTLPGSSENEYIMKAIMRSFSLLQEAMIPYIPTLITQLTRKLLAVSKNPSKPHFNHYMFEAICLSIRITCKSNPAAVVNFEEALFLVFTEILQNDVQEFIPYVFQVMSLLLETHKNDIPSSYMALFPHLLQPVLWERTGNIPALVRLLQAFLERGSNTIASAAADKIPGLLGVFQKLIASKANDHQGFYLLNSIIEHMPPESVDQYRKQIFILLFQRLQNSKTTKFIKSFLVFINLYCIKYGALALQEIFDGIQPKMFGMVLEKIIIPEIQKVSGNVEKKICAVGITKLLTECPPMMDTEYTKLWTPLLQSLIGLFELPEDDTIPDEEHFIDIEDTPGYQTAFSQLAFAGKKEHDPVGQMVNNPKIHLAQSLHKLSTACPGRVPSMVSTSLNAEALQYLQGYLQAASVTLL; translated from the exons ATGGCAATGGAGCTCAGTGATGCGAATTTGCAAACACtaacagaatatttaaagaagactcttgatcCTGATCCTGCCATCAGGCGTCCAG CTGAGAAGTTTCTCGAATCTGTAGAAGGAAATCAGAACTACCCATTGTTGCTGTTAACATTACTAGAGAAGTCCCAGGATAATGTTATTAAAGTGTGTGCCTCTGTAACATTCAAGAACTATATTAAAAGAAATTGGAGAATT GTTGAAGATGAACCAAATAAAATTTGTGAAGCCGACAGAGTAGCCATTAAAGCTAACATAGTGCACTTGATGCTTAGCAGCCCGGAGCAGATTCAGAAGCAG TTAAGTGATGCCATTAGCATTATTGGCAGAGAAGATTTCCCTCAGAAATGGCCTGACTTGTTGACCGAAATGGTGAATCGCTTTCAAAGTGGAGATTTCCATGTTATTAACGGAGTCCTTCGTACAGCAcattctttatttaaaag aTATCGCCATGAATTTAAGTCAAACGAGTTATGGACTGAAATTAAACTTGTTCTGGATGCCTTTGCTTTGCCTTTGACGAATCTATTTAAG GCCACTATTGAACTCTGCAGCACCCATGCAAATGATGCCTCTGCTCTgaggattcttttttcttccctgatcCTAATCTCAAAACTGTTCTACAGTTTAAACTTTCAG GATCTCCCTGAATTTTTTGAAGATAATATGGAAACTTGGATGAACAATTTTCATACTCTTTTAACATTAGATAATAAGCTTCTACAAACTGAT GATGAAGAGGAAGCAGGCTTACTGGAGCTCTTAAAATCGCAGATTTGTGATAATGCTGCACTTTATGCACAAAAATACGATGAAGAATTTCAACGGTACCTGCCTCGTTTTGTCACAGCCATCTGGAATTTACTAGTTACAACAGGTCAAGAGGTTAAATATGATTTG TTGGTAAGTAATGCAATTCAGTTTCTGGCTTCAGTTTGTGAGAGACCTCACTATAAGAATCTCTTTGAGGACCAGAACACGCTGACAAGTATCTGTGAAAAGGTTATTGTGCCTAACATGGAATTTAGAG CTGCTGATGAAGAAGCCTTTGAGGATAATTCTGAGGAGTACATAAGAAGAGATCTGGAAGGATCTG ATATTGATACTAGACGCAGGGCTGCTTGTGATCTAGTTCGAGGATTATGCAAGTTTTTTGAGGGACCCGTGACAGGAATCTTCTCTGGTTATGTTAATTCCATGCTGCAGGAATATGCCAAAAATCCATCTGTCAACTGGAAACACAAAGATGCAGCCATTTACCTGGTGACATCTTTGGCATCGAAAGCCCAAACACAGAAG CATGGGATTACACAAGCAAATGAGCTTGTAAACCTGACTGAGTTCTTCGTGAATCACATTCTCCCTGATTTAAAATCAGCTAATG taAATGAGTTTCCTGTTCTTAAAGCTGATGGCATCAAATACATTATGATTTTTAGGAATCAA GTACCAAAAGAGCATCTTTTAGTCTCTATTCCCCTCTTAATCAATCATCTTCAAGCTGAAAGTATTGTTGTTCATACTTACGCAGCACATGCTCTTGAGAGACTGTTTACTATGAGAGGGCCTAATAGCGCCACTCT CTTTACAGCTGCAGAAATCGCACCGTTTGTTGAGATTCTGCTAACAAACCTTTTCAAAGCTCTCACACTTCCTGGCTCttcagaaaatgaatatattatgaAAG CCATCATGAGAAGCTTTTCCCTCCTACAGGAAGCCATGATCCCCTACATCCCTACCCTCATCACTCAGCTCACACGGAAGCTGTTAGCTGTCAGTAAG aaccCAAGCAAACCTCATTTTAATCACTATATGTTTGAGGCAATATGTTTATCCATAAGAATAACTTGCAAGTCTAACCCTGCTGCTGTTGTAAATTTTGAGGAGGCTTTGTTTCTGGTGTTTACTGAAATTTTACAAAATGATGTACAAG AATTTATTCCGTATGTCTTtcaagtgatgtctttgcttctggaaacacacaaaaatgacATCCCGTCATCCTACATGGCCTTATTTCCTCATCTCCTTCAGCCAGTGCTTTGGGAAAGAACAGGAAATATTCCCGCTCTAGTGAGGCTTCTCCAGGCGTTCTTAGAACGAGGTTCAAATACAATAGCAAGTGCTGCAGCTGACAAAATT CCTGGGTTACTAGGTGTCTTCCAGAAGCTGATTGCATCCAAAGCCAATGACCACCAAGGTTTTTATCTTCTAAATAGTATAATAGAGCACATGCCCCC TGAGTCAGTTGACCAATACAGGAAGCAAATCTTCATTCTTCTGTTCCAAAGACTTCAGAATTCCAAAACAACAAAGTTTATCAAGA GTTTCTTAGTCTTTATTAATTTGTATTGTATAAAATACGGGGCGCTAGCACTGCAGGAAATATTTGATGGTATACAACCAAA AATGTTTGGAATGGTTTTGGAAAAAATCATTATTCCTGAAATTCAGAAAGTATCTGGAAATGTAGAGAAAAAGATCTGTGCTGTTGGGATAACTAAATTACTAACAGAATGTCCCCCAATGATGGACACAGAGTACACCAAACTATG GACTCCTTTACTACAGTCTCTGATTGGCCTATTCGAGTTACCTGAGGATGATACCATTCCTGATGAAGAACACTTCATTGATATAGAAGATACCCCAGGGTACCAGACGGCCTTCTCCCAGTTGGCGTTTGCTGGGAAGAAGGAGCACGACCCTGTGGGTCAGATGGTGAACAACCCCAAGATTCACCTGGCACAGTCACTGCACAAGCTGTCCACTGCCTGCCCGGGGAGG GTCCCCTCAATGGTGAGCACCAGCCTCAATGCAGAAGCGCTCCAGTATCTCCAAGGATACCTTCAGGCGGCTAGTGTGACGCTGCTTTGA